A single Curtobacterium sp. MCJR17_020 DNA region contains:
- a CDS encoding sugar ABC transporter substrate-binding protein: MTRTRFAALGALGLAAALALTGCSAGSNGASDGGTKAIGTPDGKGKTITVWMMNGDLSDKVLDAAQEQFTKDTGAKVKIQTQQWDGITTKLTTALAQDDAPDVVDLGNTQVPVYAAAGGLMDLTPYRDELKDGQTWLTGLEGPATVDDKLYGAPLFAGNRAVVYNKKVWKDAGVTDVPTTYDELTADLDKVKAANTASDFSAFYMPGQYWYGGLQWVWDAGGEIASDKDGKWTGKLDSDDAVKGLTAWKTFQNDYSAKSTQDINTDKPSQSDVFAQGNTSAFLGSAWEIGSITTAKPALADQIGTFPMPSQTDGKTQPVFLGGSDLGIPAKAANQDLALYYLKILTSKEFQQDQVFGVDGWEPNSTELLDAVADDVDTLHKPYFAAAGTSRPTPATPGWATIEGDASFQSMFADIATGRKSPEQAAEGFSKHLTTALNAQQ; encoded by the coding sequence GTGACACGCACGCGTTTCGCCGCACTCGGTGCGCTCGGCCTGGCGGCCGCGCTCGCCCTCACCGGGTGCTCCGCCGGAAGCAACGGAGCTTCCGACGGCGGCACGAAGGCCATCGGCACACCCGATGGCAAGGGCAAGACCATCACCGTCTGGATGATGAACGGCGACCTGAGCGACAAGGTCCTCGACGCAGCCCAGGAGCAGTTCACGAAGGACACCGGAGCGAAGGTGAAGATCCAGACCCAGCAGTGGGACGGGATCACCACGAAGCTCACCACGGCCCTCGCCCAGGACGACGCCCCGGACGTCGTCGACCTCGGCAACACGCAGGTGCCGGTCTACGCGGCGGCCGGCGGTCTCATGGACCTGACGCCGTACCGCGACGAACTCAAGGACGGCCAGACCTGGCTCACCGGGCTCGAGGGGCCGGCCACGGTGGACGACAAGCTCTACGGCGCTCCGCTGTTCGCCGGCAACCGCGCCGTCGTCTACAACAAGAAGGTCTGGAAGGACGCCGGCGTCACCGACGTGCCGACCACCTACGACGAGCTCACCGCCGACCTGGACAAGGTCAAGGCGGCCAACACGGCGAGCGACTTCTCCGCCTTCTACATGCCCGGCCAGTACTGGTACGGCGGGCTGCAGTGGGTCTGGGACGCCGGCGGCGAGATCGCCTCCGACAAGGACGGCAAGTGGACCGGGAAGCTCGACTCCGACGACGCCGTGAAGGGCCTGACGGCGTGGAAGACGTTCCAGAACGACTACTCCGCGAAGTCGACGCAGGACATCAACACCGACAAGCCCTCGCAGAGTGACGTCTTCGCCCAGGGCAACACCTCGGCGTTCCTCGGCTCGGCGTGGGAGATCGGCTCGATCACCACCGCGAAGCCCGCGCTCGCCGACCAGATCGGCACGTTCCCGATGCCCTCGCAGACGGACGGCAAGACGCAGCCGGTGTTCCTCGGCGGCTCCGACCTCGGGATCCCGGCGAAGGCCGCGAACCAGGACCTCGCGCTGTACTACCTGAAGATCCTGACCTCGAAGGAGTTCCAGCAGGACCAGGTGTTCGGTGTGGACGGCTGGGAGCCGAACTCGACCGAGCTGCTCGACGCCGTGGCCGACGACGTCGACACCCTGCACAAGCCGTACTTCGCGGCAGCGGGCACGAGCCGTCCGACCCCGGCGACCCCGGGCTGGGCGACCATCGAGGGCGACGCGTCGTTCCAGTCGATGTTCGCGGACATCGCGACCGGGCGGAAGTCGCCGGAGCAGGCCGCCGAGGGCTTCTCGAAGCACCTCACGACCGCGCTGAACGCGCAGCAGTAG
- a CDS encoding ABC transporter permease encodes MSARGTVSPADLLRLGVFGLRTRPGRVVLSALGIAIGIAAMIAVVGISSSSKAKVDQVLDALGTNVLTVTQAQGFGETPPLPDTALESVQRQDDVESAAAVGTVPETAVYRNGFVPAPETKGISVLAAWGDVPEVLGGELASGRWIDDTRRAAPQVVLGAEAADALGIDEVRSDSRVWIGGQWVQVVGILRPLALAEDLDNSVFVPRTLAGQLGFDGAPTAVYTRVDPSRVEQTRDVLAGAVRPGAPQDVGVTRPSDALAAKDATDDSFTGLLVGIGGVALLVGGIGVANTMVITVLERRAEVGVRRALGARRRTIRDQFLVESLLLSFLGGVAGVLIGVAVTVVFAVSQGWPVALPLWAVGGGLGATVLIGGVSGLYPAARAARIPPTSALAAV; translated from the coding sequence GTGAGCGCCCGAGGAACCGTCAGCCCGGCGGACCTGCTCCGGCTCGGGGTGTTCGGCCTGCGGACCCGGCCCGGCCGCGTCGTCCTGTCGGCCCTCGGCATCGCCATCGGCATCGCGGCGATGATCGCGGTCGTCGGCATCTCGTCGTCGAGCAAGGCGAAGGTCGACCAGGTCCTCGACGCCCTCGGCACGAACGTGCTCACCGTCACCCAGGCGCAGGGATTCGGTGAGACGCCGCCACTGCCGGACACCGCCCTCGAGTCGGTGCAGCGTCAGGACGACGTCGAGTCCGCGGCCGCGGTCGGCACCGTCCCGGAGACCGCGGTCTACCGCAACGGGTTCGTCCCGGCCCCGGAGACGAAGGGCATCTCCGTGCTGGCGGCCTGGGGTGACGTCCCGGAGGTGCTCGGCGGCGAGCTCGCCTCCGGCCGGTGGATCGACGACACCCGGAGAGCGGCCCCGCAGGTCGTGCTCGGGGCCGAGGCCGCCGATGCCCTCGGCATCGACGAGGTCCGGTCGGACAGCCGGGTCTGGATCGGCGGGCAGTGGGTACAGGTCGTCGGGATCCTGCGACCGCTCGCGCTCGCCGAGGACCTCGACAACAGCGTGTTCGTCCCCCGGACCCTCGCCGGGCAGCTCGGGTTCGACGGCGCGCCGACCGCGGTCTACACGCGCGTCGACCCGTCTCGTGTCGAGCAGACCCGTGATGTCCTCGCGGGGGCGGTCCGTCCGGGAGCGCCGCAGGACGTCGGGGTCACCCGACCGTCGGACGCGCTCGCCGCCAAGGACGCCACCGACGACTCGTTCACCGGACTGCTGGTCGGCATCGGCGGCGTCGCGCTGCTCGTCGGCGGCATCGGGGTCGCCAACACGATGGTGATCACCGTGCTCGAGCGCCGCGCCGAGGTCGGCGTGCGTCGTGCCCTCGGTGCGCGGCGGCGGACCATCCGCGACCAGTTCCTGGTCGAGTCCCTGCTGCTGTCGTTCCTCGGTGGGGTGGCCGGGGTCCTGATCGGCGTCGCCGTCACCGTCGTGTTCGCCGTCTCGCAGGGGTGGCCGGTCGCGCTGCCGCTCTGGGCCGTCGGCGGTGGACTCGGAGCGACGGTCCTGATCGGCGGCGTCTCCGGGTTGTACCCGGCGGCGCGCGCAGCGCGCATCCCGCCGACGTCCGCCCTGGCGGCCGTCTGA